The following is a genomic window from Alphaproteobacteria bacterium LSUCC0396.
ACACGCGCCGATTTTCAAAACTTTATCAAGTTAGCGCAAAGCTATAACTGCATTCACTTTAGTTGCGGTTATCCGGTTGAACCATTGGATATGCACCCGTCGGTTCGGCATCTCGATTGCCTTTATGACAAGCTGGTACTGACTGATAAGGTAGTTCATGCCTATTCGCTTGGTGCCGAACGGATTGAGGATGCGATGGAGATGGTACGCATTGCAGCCGGATTGACCCATGAGGAATTTGACGCCAGCCCGCGTATGTTTACCAATATCAACTCGACCTCGCCGCTAAAGCATGATTGGCCGATGCTCGACGGGGCAATGCGCATGGCAGTGCGGGGCCAGATGGTGGTAATCTCGCCCTTTACGCTGGCTGGTGCGATGGCACCTGTTACAATTGTTGGTGCAATTGTCCAGCAAAATGCCGAGGCGCTTGGCGCAATAGCCTTGTTGCAGTCAGTGCGCACTGGTGCGCCAGTGATGTATGGTGCTTTCACAAGTAATGTTGACATGAAAACCGGTGCGCCGGCTTTTGGTACGCCGGAATATATTCGTGCGATGCAGATTTCTGGGCAAATGGCACGCTATTATAATTTACCATTTCGTGCGTCAAACGCGAATGCCGCTAACGCCCCTGATGCGCAGGCGATCTGGGAATCGGCTTTCTCGTTACAGGGCAGCTGTTCGGGTGGGGCAAACCTGATTTATCATGCCGCTGGATGGATGGAAGGGGGGCTGTCAGCCAGTTTCGAGAAGTTCATCATTGATTGCGAAATGTTGCAGCAGATCATTTATGCGCAAAAACCGATCATTGTTGATGTTGCCACTCTTGCGGTTAGCGCAATTGACGAGGTTGGACCACATGGCCATTTCTTTGGTTGCAAGCATACCCAAGAACGGTATCGCGAGGCATTTTACACGCCACTATTATCCGATTGGCGCAATTATGAGACATGGCAAGAGGCTGGCAGCCTATGGGCGCATCAGCGTGCTAACACTCAGTTCAAACAGGTTTTGAATGAATATATCCCGCCACCAATGGACCCTGCTATCCATGATGAATTGCGTGACTTTGTTGACCGGCGCAAGGCTGAAGGTGGTGCCCCAACTGATTTCTAGCGGTTTTCAATATCACGGCAGATAAAGTCTAGAAAAACGGTTTTGCGTCCAATGCGCGTTTAAACATATCGGCGTCGATATTACCGCCTGAAGCAACCGCAACAATTGTTTGTGCGTCTTTGGGAATTTGTGCAGTTAATGCCGCTGCAACCGCAACTGCGCCGCCCGGCTCAACAATAATTTTAAGGTGCTTGAACAATGTTGCAACGGTTTTAAGCACATGTTCATCACTAACAACGGCGCCGCCTGATAGATGTGTGCGGTTGATCGGAAAGGTTAACACGCCGGGTTCTGGCGTAACAATAGCGTCACAAATAGACGTTTTTTCGGTCTGAGCGCGTTGCCGCTCGCCGCTTTCCAGTGAGCGTTTCGTATCATCGTAAAATTCGGGCTCAGCGCACCAAATCTTTGTGTCGGGAAAATGCGCGTGAAGCGCGATACTAGTGCCGGCAATCAGGCCGCCACCGCCGCAACAGCATAACAACGCATCAGGCACAATTCCCATCGCAGCAGCTTGGCGGGCGATTTCCAGACCAACAGTGCCCTGACCGGCGATTACCCGCACATCATCATAGGGTTTAATAAGGTCAGCATTCAATTTCTGGCTGAGTGCAGCACCAATATCTTCGCGAGATTCTGAATAGCGATCATAGGTTACAACTTCGGCGCCATAGGCCTTGGTTCCCTCAATTTTTGTGGTTGGGGTATCGGCTGGCATGATAATGGTGGCATTGATACCGCGGGTTGTTACCGCGCGCGCGACGCCTTGAGCATGATTTCCGCTGGAAAAGGCAACAACGTGGCGAACCTCATCGCCAAGGCTCCAGACCGCATTTGTTGCGCCGCGTAGCTTAAATGATCCGGTATGCTGCAACGCCTCAGCCTTGATTAAAAGCCGAAAACCAAGGAAATCATTGAGCCGTGGTGACTCCAGCAATGGGGTTTTGAAAATATGGGGACGGATACGGTTTGCCGCAGCTTCGATGGTGGCAATATCAATCTGTAATGCGCCCTCAGGCGTTTGTGGCAGCAGGGGTGTTTGTGACATTGACGGACTTTCGAAATAAAAAAGTTTAGCCGAGTCAGACCCGACAACAGCAAAAGTTAGAGGCTTTCGTAAACCGCGTCAATTGAGGCAGATGACACGGCAATTTGCGCCGCCCGATAAAATTGTCATTGGGGTGCGTGCGCGGGAAGCTGATTAACATTTTGAACGGCATAATGATTATCGGCCCAGATGATTGATGACTTGTGTTTACCTGGCGGCATGCCTATTTTACCGGAACATGGAATTCGGCGTCACGCCGCAGGGAGAAGAACAATGTCACCAGCACCAACAAAAGCATTTTTTTCTGGATCTTGCACAGCCCTTGTCACGCCTTTTAAAGGCGGGCAGCTGGACAAGGACGCATTTTGCAAGCTGGTTGACTGGCAGATAGAAAATGGTACTGCAGGCCTGATCCCTGTTGGCACAACAGGCGAGTCGCCAACATTGTCGCATGAAGAGCATGATGTTGTTGTCGAACTATGTATCAAACAGGCGGCAGGCCGTGTGCCGGTAATCGCTGGGGCGGGATCGAACAGTACCGCCGAGGCTGTCAGGCTTGCACGGCATGGCGCGGCCGCTGGTGCTGACGCGGTGTTGATTGTCAGCCCCTATTATAACAAGCCAACGCAAGACGGGCTTTATCAGCATTTTTCTGCGGTCGCCAAGGCGGTAAGCGTGCCGGTGATTGTTTATGATATTCCCGGCCGGTCGATCGTTAAGGTTAATGACGAGACATTAGCGCGTCTGGCGGCAGATCATGCCAATATTAACGGAATTAAGGACGCAACTGCCGATGTTGGGCGTCCGACTCGCATCCGTAATCTGCTTGGCGCAGATTTTGCCCAATTATCGGGTGAAGACGCCACCGCATTGCCATATCTCGCAGCTGGCGGCCATGGCTGTATTTCGGTCACGGCAAATGTTGCGCCAAAGCTGCTTAGTAAAATGCACGCTGCGTGGGCAGCTGGCGATATTGCAACCGCCCAGAGCATCAATGAGCGTCTGATGCCGTTGCATGACGCGATGTTCTGTGAGGCAAGCCCGGGCCCTGTCAAATATGCGGCAGAATTGCTGGGGATTTGTTCAAGCGAAACCCGCTTGCCGCTTTGCGAAATTGCCCAAGACAGTAAAGCCCGTGTCGAGGCTGCTCTGCGCAGCGCTGGCCTGCTCAATTAACGGCATTGCTGTCAACTTGTCAGCGTGATTGGATCTATCATGGCCAAAGGCACAATCTCTACCGGACGAATTGCGGAAAACCGTAAGGCGCGGCATGAGTATCAGATTGAGGAAAAGGTCGAAGCTGGACTGATTTTACTCGGTAGCGAGGTCAAATCTTTACGCAATGGCCGTGCCAGCATCGCCGAATCTTATGCTGGCGAAGATCGGGGGCGGCTGGTGCTGTTCAACGCGAACATCCCGATTTATGAGCCTGCGCGTGTAAACCATGAGCCAAAACGCCCGCGCGAATTGCTGGTTAAGGTGCGTGAGCGCAACCGTATGCTGGGGCTAATCCGGCGCGAGGGCATGACGCTTGTCCCACTCGCAATGTATTTCAATGATCGCGGCGTTGCCAAAATTCAAATTGGTTTGGCAAAAGGGCGCAAAAAGCAGGATAAACGACAGGCCGACAAGGACCGGACATGGAATCGCGACAAGGCGCGCCTGTTGCGAACCCGAAATAACTAGCAAACTAATATTTGGCTAGGCCGATACCGCCTCATTTGCACGTGGTGGGCGCGCAATCTGGTCTCGAATATTATCCATTTCGATAAAAACATCGGCCATCCGCCGCAGGGAGTCAGCTGCCATTGGCGGCGATGTCTTGGTCGTCGAGACAACCGTAACCCGAACACCGATGCCTTGCACATCCTCAAGAAGCCGGCAGAAATCACCATCACCCGAAAACAGAATCGCATGGTCGATGTGCGGTGCCAGCTTTAGCATATCAAGCGCCAGTTCCATATCCATATTGCCCTTGGTACGCTTTTTACCGGTTTCAGGGTCAGTGAATTCACGGGTTAATTTGCTAACGACGGCAAACCCATTGTAATCAAGCCAGTCAATCAACGGTCTTAATGGCGAGAATTCCTGATCTTCGGGCAGGGCGGTGTAATAATAGGCCCTGATCAGATTGGCATCTTGGCTAAAATACTGGTGCAGTCTAGCGTAATCGATGTCCATGTTCAGTAATCGTGTTGCGGCATAAAAGTTTGAGCCATCAATAAAAAGTGCGGTTTTTTCAAAGTTCATTTGTGCATTCCATAGGTCAATAAATTACAAATTCATACTAAACTATAAGCCTTGTATCGAACCGCACCGCTTGGGATTTTTCAAGTAAAAAGCTCGTAAAATAGGGGTTTTTGCACTTTTTATGCTTAGGTTTTCACCAAATTCTGTTTTTGTGATATCCGGCATTTGGTGGCTGATCAGCGTGGTGATTTGTGCTAATCACGAGGGACCAAACACCCCGGTTACCGGCGCGTTTAAAAAGATTGTGTAAGGATAAGGGATGATATCGCGGCTATTTATCGGTTTGGGGGCAAATCTGACGCCAGAGGGATATGACAGTCCGCGCGATGGTTGTGTTGCAGCCGTTGCCGCGCTTGCAGGTGAAGGGGTGCGGATTGCGGCGATATCAAATTGGTACGAGTCAGCGCCCGTACCAATGTCTGATCAGCCTTGGTATCTGAATGCTGTTGCTGCTGCGGAAACCGAACTTGACGCAGCGCATACGCTGGCGGCGCTTCATCGGATCGAGCGCCGGTTTGGTCGGGTGCGCGGTGTGCTGCGCAACGCGGCGCGGGTGCTAGACCTCGATTTACTCGATTTTGCCGGGTTTGTGCATGAAAGTGAGGTGTTATCACTGCCGCATCCAAGACTTCATGAGCGTGCTTTTGTGTTACTGCCGTTAAATGAGTTATGTCCCGACTGGGTGCATCCTGTTACCGGCATCACCATCGCGGCATTAATCAAAAATATTCCTGCCGAGCAACAAATCAGGCTTGCTGATTAATCGTCCACCGGTTGAGTGTTGTAAATGCCGCTTTTTGCTTGTTCAGATTGCAAATTTGCGCTAAACCCCGACTATATTTTACCGAATTTAGGGGATGAGTGGCGTATCCGGCATGACATGTCAGGCTGGGCTCCGGCCAAACTGGTGTGTTGCAATTAGGTTCCACCATTTTTCCCCCACCATTGAGGAGACAACCATGGCACGCGTCACCGTTGAAGACTGTATCGAGAAAATCCCCAATCGGTTTGACCTTGTATTGACTGCTGGGCAGCGTGCACGTGGCATCTTGAAAGGCGATTTGCCGACCATTGATCGTGATAACGATAAGAACCCGGTGATTGCGCTTCGTGAAATCGCCGCGGAAACGGTTGACCTTGGGGTGCTTGGGGAAGGCTTGATCAAAAAGCTGCAGCGCGTCGCCATTCGTCAAGAACAGGAAACCCGCGATGACGCGGCGATCGCGGCCGAAGTTGATTTGTCGGAAATGATTGGTGATTACAGCGACGATGATGGCGAAAACAGCGGCATGCAGATTGCCAGTGCTGAAGAATTAGAGCCATCCGGCTTTGAAGATGTTGACCTGTCTGAAATGCAGGGTGAAGATTAAGCCGAGGGCCAGCGCGACACGATATCCTTTTTGAGGGGTCTGCCGGCTGGAAAAGGCTAATCGGCTTGGCAGCAACATGATTGAAGCAGCGGACGATCTTTATAAAAAGATAAAAGCTTATGATCCGTCGGTTGACGGAGAAAAGCTGCATCGCGCCTTTGTCTTTGGTATGGAGGCGCATGAAGGCCAAACACGCGCGTCTGGTGAGCCTTATTACACCCATCCTATTGCGGTTGCGAATATTTTGGTGGATATGCACCTTGACCTTGATACGGTCATTACCGCGTTGTTGCATGATACTGTTGAAGATTGTGATGTGACGCTCGACACGCTTGGCGATGCGTTTGGTCCAAGTGTTGCCCAGCTGGTTGATGGGGTAACAAAACTAAGCCGGATTGGCCTGCAAACCGGACAAAATAATATGCAGGCCGAGAATTTTCGAAAACTATTGCTGGCAATGAGTGAAGATGTTCGGGTGCTGCTGGTCAAACTGGCTGACCGCACGCATAATATGGCGACCATCTGGCATATCTCAAAATCGGAAAAACGCGCGCGTATCGCCCGTGAGACATTGGAAATTTATGCGCCGCTGGCAGAACGGATTGGCGTCACGAACCTCCAGCAATCGCTGGAAAACGCTGCGTTCGGTGTATTACATGAAGAAATGGCGGAAACCATCACGGCGCGACTTGATTATATGGTGCAGGAATCGGAAATCGTAATTCCGATGATTAGCGTTGAATTACAAGATGTTGTGGAACGCGGTGGCGTTGAATGCAGCGTCGGTGGTCGGTTAAAATCGGCCTATTCGATCTGGCGCAAAATGCAGCGCAAAAAAGTCACGATGGATCAGCTTTCGGACATTATGGCCTTTCGGGTTTTGGTGCCGAGTACGGAAGATTGCTATCGTGCGCTTGGCAGTATTCACGCGGCCTATCCCAATGTCATGGGGCGGTTTAAGGATTATATTTCTACGCCAAAGCGCAATGGCTATCAATCGCTTCATACAGGCGTTATTGGGCCAGAGAATCACAAAATCGAAATTCAGGTGCGTACCCCTGAAATGCATAAGATCGCCGAGTATGGTGTGGCGGCGCATTGGAATTATAAAGATCCCGCATCTGATAAAAATGTCCGTAAATTTGGATGGATACAAGAATTAGTTGGTATTCTAGATGAAGAAGCGGGTGCCGAAGAATTCCTTGAACATACGAAAATGGATTTGTATCACGATCAGGTTTTTTGCTTTACCCCGCGTGGTGACCTTATTGCGTTGCCCAAAGGCGCGACGGCGGTCGATTTCGCTTATGCGGTTCATTCCAAAGTCGGACAGAAATGCTGCGGTGTCCGCATTAACGGGAAAAACCGCCAACTGGCGACTGAACTGGAAAATGGTGATCAGGTCGACATCATTACGAAAGCCACGGCACACCCGCTTGCGGAATGGGAAAATTTTGTCAAAACCGGCCGGGCTAAGTCGGGAATCCGGCGTGCGGTGCGGGCTGAACGCGCGGTTGAGTTCAGCCGGGTTGGAAAATCAATTTTACAAAAAGCATTCGTCGAGGTGAATAAACCGCTAAAAAAACGGGCCTTGGACAAGATTCCAGAGATTTTTGGCGTGCAGAAGCCTGAAGATTTATTTGCGCTGGTTGGCGAGGGGCGTATGCAGCCCGAACTGGTGATTGAAAAAATGTTTCCCGATCTTGCAAAAAGCAAAAAGCGGGTTCGGCCAACCGGCGAAACCAATCGTGACCAGGCTAAATCAGGCACACCAATGTTAAAGATACAAGGTGGTAATTCGGGAATTGCCATAACCATGGCGCGTTGTTGTCACCCGCTGCCGGGTGAGGATATTGTAGGGATTTTTACCACTGGAAAAGGGGTGACGGTGCATCGCGCCGATTGCGGCACCCTCGTTGATTTCAGCGATATGCCTGAATTATGGATGGATGTCGGTTGGGAACACGAAGGGCCAAAGCGTGTCATGGGGCGGTTGAATACGGTGCTGTCAAACGAGCCGGGCGCACTGGCTGCCGTGGCCACGATTATTGGTCAGCAAGGCGGCAATATCTCGAATATTCACCTGACTGATCGAAGTGCAGATTTTTTTAGTTTTCAGCTTGACCTTGAGGTGAAGGATGTTGAACACATGCGCAGCGTCATTGCCGCACTTCAGGCGAACAATTTCGTGGAACGTGTTGAGCGTACAAGCAATGTCTAGGCTTGGGCTTGTTGTTATAATGGATAGTTAGAATGTTTCGCCGCCGTAAACCCTTGAGTATGCTTAGCCAGTTGCGCGCATTTATTTGGCCGGAACGCGGTTTTCGCCGCCTGTTTTCATACCTTTTTCAACGAATTATTCGGCTGCCCGGGTCGCCGGCGTCTATCGCAAGTGGCTTTGCCGCAGGCGTTGCAGCGTCATTTACGCCGTTCCTTGGACTTCATTTTATCGTTGCAGCGGCGTTGGCGATGCTGTTTCGGGGCAATGTTCTGGCCTCTGCGATTGGTACTTTTTTTGGCAATCCATGGACATTTATTTTCATTTGGCTGGCCGATTACAAGGTCGGTCTTGCTATCATCCACAGCCTTGGTTATGGCGCTGGTCTTCATGTTTTATCAATTGACGAGGTGATTGGTATTATGAACAGTGCGTGGCAGTTCGTGTCATTTTCTGGAACAATGAGCTGGGCTGAAATGTCGCTTGACCTAGAACAGGTTTTCATGCCGCTACTAATTGGTGGTACGGTGCTTGGCGCAGTCGCCGGGGTTGTTTCCTTTTTGATAACCCTATGGGCGGTAAAGGGCTGGCGGCTGCATCGTGCAAGACGGCTGGAAAAAGCCGCAGCACGAGCCGCGTTGACGAGAAAAGACAATGCTGCCCGTTAGCGGGAATGAGGCATTTAACGGTGAATGACGAGGGTGTTTTGCAACATCAATTTAAACCATTACGCCTTGGCGTGAATATCGACCATGTCGCAACCTTGCGGAATGCGCGTGGCGGTGTGCATCCAGATCCAGTTGCCGCAGCGTTACTTGCAATCAAGGCCGGGGCCGACGGCATCACAGCGCATCTTCGCGAAGATCGGCGGCATATTAGTGATGATGATATTGCCGCGATCCGGCAGGCCATTGACGCGCCGCTGAATTTTGAAATGGCGGCAACTGCCGAGATGGTTGCAATCGCCCTCAAAACCAAGCCGAATGCTGCCTGCATAGTTCCAGAAAGACGCGAAGAGGTAACAACAGAGGGCGGGCTTGCCGTTGTTGGGCATGAAGATAGGCTAGCTGACATGCTTGGCCCGCTAAAGCAAGCTGGTATTCGTTTGTCGTTATTTATTGAGGCCAATCCAGCTGTTATTGATGCGGCCAAGGCAATTGGTGCTGATATTGTCGAGCTTCATACCGGGCGTTATTG
Proteins encoded in this region:
- the dapA gene encoding 4-hydroxy-tetrahydrodipicolinate synthase, whose amino-acid sequence is MSPAPTKAFFSGSCTALVTPFKGGQLDKDAFCKLVDWQIENGTAGLIPVGTTGESPTLSHEEHDVVVELCIKQAAGRVPVIAGAGSNSTAEAVRLARHGAAAGADAVLIVSPYYNKPTQDGLYQHFSAVAKAVSVPVIVYDIPGRSIVKVNDETLARLAADHANINGIKDATADVGRPTRIRNLLGADFAQLSGEDATALPYLAAGGHGCISVTANVAPKLLSKMHAAWAAGDIATAQSINERLMPLHDAMFCEASPGPVKYAAELLGICSSETRLPLCEIAQDSKARVEAALRSAGLLN
- the smpB gene encoding SsrA-binding protein SmpB — its product is MAKGTISTGRIAENRKARHEYQIEEKVEAGLILLGSEVKSLRNGRASIAESYAGEDRGRLVLFNANIPIYEPARVNHEPKRPRELLVKVRERNRMLGLIRREGMTLVPLAMYFNDRGVAKIQIGLAKGRKKQDKRQADKDRTWNRDKARLLRTRNN
- the folK gene encoding 2-amino-4-hydroxy-6-hydroxymethyldihydropteridine diphosphokinase produces the protein MISRLFIGLGANLTPEGYDSPRDGCVAAVAALAGEGVRIAAISNWYESAPVPMSDQPWYLNAVAAAETELDAAHTLAALHRIERRFGRVRGVLRNAARVLDLDLLDFAGFVHESEVLSLPHPRLHERAFVLLPLNELCPDWVHPVTGITIAALIKNIPAEQQIRLAD
- a CDS encoding trimethylamine methyltransferase family protein, which gives rise to MLEPDQPVSIRLSKRRRNAANASARSFLADQLDWAPPHYSDPPIEPIDADGIAAIHDASMRVLEDIGILFLNDTALDILAKEGCSVDYGTKQVRMDRDWVMQQVAKAPSHITITPRNPDRTITFGGRHFNFGQVASPPNVMDIDHGRRPGTRADFQNFIKLAQSYNCIHFSCGYPVEPLDMHPSVRHLDCLYDKLVLTDKVVHAYSLGAERIEDAMEMVRIAAGLTHEEFDASPRMFTNINSTSPLKHDWPMLDGAMRMAVRGQMVVISPFTLAGAMAPVTIVGAIVQQNAEALGAIALLQSVRTGAPVMYGAFTSNVDMKTGAPAFGTPEYIRAMQISGQMARYYNLPFRASNANAANAPDAQAIWESAFSLQGSCSGGANLIYHAAGWMEGGLSASFEKFIIDCEMLQQIIYAQKPIIVDVATLAVSAIDEVGPHGHFFGCKHTQERYREAFYTPLLSDWRNYETWQEAGSLWAHQRANTQFKQVLNEYIPPPMDPAIHDELRDFVDRRKAEGGAPTDF
- the rpoZ gene encoding DNA-directed RNA polymerase subunit omega is translated as MARVTVEDCIEKIPNRFDLVLTAGQRARGILKGDLPTIDRDNDKNPVIALREIAAETVDLGVLGEGLIKKLQRVAIRQEQETRDDAAIAAEVDLSEMIGDYSDDDGENSGMQIASAEELEPSGFEDVDLSEMQGED
- a CDS encoding pyridoxine 5'-phosphate synthase; protein product: MQHQFKPLRLGVNIDHVATLRNARGGVHPDPVAAALLAIKAGADGITAHLREDRRHISDDDIAAIRQAIDAPLNFEMAATAEMVAIALKTKPNAACIVPERREEVTTEGGLAVVGHEDRLADMLGPLKQAGIRLSLFIEANPAVIDAAKAIGADIVELHTGRYCHDAQGRTGELMRIKQAARHSASLGIETHAGHGLGFDTVGAIAAIAEMEELNIGHFLIGESVFCGLEAAIAKMRHLMDAARADAQKRMIT
- a CDS encoding NYN domain-containing protein, with translation MNFEKTALFIDGSNFYAATRLLNMDIDYARLHQYFSQDANLIRAYYYTALPEDQEFSPLRPLIDWLDYNGFAVVSKLTREFTDPETGKKRTKGNMDMELALDMLKLAPHIDHAILFSGDGDFCRLLEDVQGIGVRVTVVSTTKTSPPMAADSLRRMADVFIEMDNIRDQIARPPRANEAVSA
- a CDS encoding threonine/serine dehydratase: MSQTPLLPQTPEGALQIDIATIEAAANRIRPHIFKTPLLESPRLNDFLGFRLLIKAEALQHTGSFKLRGATNAVWSLGDEVRHVVAFSSGNHAQGVARAVTTRGINATIIMPADTPTTKIEGTKAYGAEVVTYDRYSESREDIGAALSQKLNADLIKPYDDVRVIAGQGTVGLEIARQAAAMGIVPDALLCCCGGGGLIAGTSIALHAHFPDTKIWCAEPEFYDDTKRSLESGERQRAQTEKTSICDAIVTPEPGVLTFPINRTHLSGGAVVSDEHVLKTVATLFKHLKIIVEPGGAVAVAAALTAQIPKDAQTIVAVASGGNIDADMFKRALDAKPFF
- a CDS encoding DUF2062 domain-containing protein; the protein is MFRRRKPLSMLSQLRAFIWPERGFRRLFSYLFQRIIRLPGSPASIASGFAAGVAASFTPFLGLHFIVAAALAMLFRGNVLASAIGTFFGNPWTFIFIWLADYKVGLAIIHSLGYGAGLHVLSIDEVIGIMNSAWQFVSFSGTMSWAEMSLDLEQVFMPLLIGGTVLGAVAGVVSFLITLWAVKGWRLHRARRLEKAAARAALTRKDNAAR
- a CDS encoding bifunctional (p)ppGpp synthetase/guanosine-3',5'-bis(diphosphate) 3'-pyrophosphohydrolase, which produces MIEAADDLYKKIKAYDPSVDGEKLHRAFVFGMEAHEGQTRASGEPYYTHPIAVANILVDMHLDLDTVITALLHDTVEDCDVTLDTLGDAFGPSVAQLVDGVTKLSRIGLQTGQNNMQAENFRKLLLAMSEDVRVLLVKLADRTHNMATIWHISKSEKRARIARETLEIYAPLAERIGVTNLQQSLENAAFGVLHEEMAETITARLDYMVQESEIVIPMISVELQDVVERGGVECSVGGRLKSAYSIWRKMQRKKVTMDQLSDIMAFRVLVPSTEDCYRALGSIHAAYPNVMGRFKDYISTPKRNGYQSLHTGVIGPENHKIEIQVRTPEMHKIAEYGVAAHWNYKDPASDKNVRKFGWIQELVGILDEEAGAEEFLEHTKMDLYHDQVFCFTPRGDLIALPKGATAVDFAYAVHSKVGQKCCGVRINGKNRQLATELENGDQVDIITKATAHPLAEWENFVKTGRAKSGIRRAVRAERAVEFSRVGKSILQKAFVEVNKPLKKRALDKIPEIFGVQKPEDLFALVGEGRMQPELVIEKMFPDLAKSKKRVRPTGETNRDQAKSGTPMLKIQGGNSGIAITMARCCHPLPGEDIVGIFTTGKGVTVHRADCGTLVDFSDMPELWMDVGWEHEGPKRVMGRLNTVLSNEPGALAAVATIIGQQGGNISNIHLTDRSADFFSFQLDLEVKDVEHMRSVIAALQANNFVERVERTSNV